The following proteins are co-located in the Manihot esculenta cultivar AM560-2 chromosome 9, M.esculenta_v8, whole genome shotgun sequence genome:
- the LOC110622000 gene encoding pentatricopeptide repeat-containing protein At3g03580 produces the protein MKTAKLGILRERTEELLRSSLSKALSSAANPKQLHNVHSLLITSGLERSAFFAGKLISKYAQFKDPISSLSVFHHFSPATNVYQWNSIIRALTHCGLFSKALELYSTMRDIQLKPDKYTFPSVINACAAAGDFQIGRVVHNHVLEIGFEFDSYIGNALVDMYARFGDLIKARNVFEEIPHKDIVSWNSLISGYSANAYWEEALEVYYQARMAGLNPDPFTISSLLPACGGLLAIKEGEMVHGLVEKLGIDADIIVSNGLLSMYFKFGRLLDARRVFNGMVVKDTVSWNTLICGYCQMELFKESIELFMEMVRRFRPDLLTITAVLRACGLLQDLEFGNFVHDYMIRSGFECDITASNIIIDMYAKCGDLLASRNVFDRMKCRDSVSWNTLINGYIQSGSYGEGVKLFKWMKMDLRPDFITYVALLSISTRSADMKLGKEIHCDLVKLAFDTDLVVCNALVDMYAKCGKIDDSLMVFENMKVRDIVTWNTVIAACVQAEDCILGLRMVTHMKNEEFMPDMATLLGILPICSAIAAKRQGKEVHAYTFKFGFLLAVPIGNALIEMYSKCGNLTYSVRVFEHMKTKDVVTWTALISAYGLHGEGKNALRTFEEMIAAGIIPDHVAFVAIIYACSHSGFVEEGLAYFDLMKKDYNIEPRLEHYACVVDLLSRSGQLSKAEEFIKSMPLKPDASIWGALLSACRASGDLKIAERISQNIFQPGSHDPGYYVLAANVYAALGRWDDVRMIRKSIKARGLKKDPGCSWIEIRKRVYAFRTEDKFFKQYEKVNNLLGILTNLMAKEGYAADLQYALHDVEEDEKRGLLYGHSERLAIVFGLLNTEPGTPLQIFKNLRVCGDCHTWTKYVSKIVKREILVRDANRFHKFQDGTCSCGDHW, from the coding sequence ATGAAAACAGCGAAGTTGGGCATTCTACGTGAACGCACGGAAGAACTCCTCCGTTCCTCCCTCTCGAAAGCTCTATCATCTGCAGCAAATCCCAAACAACTTCACAATGTCCACTCCCTCTTAATCACATCAGGTCTTGAAAGATCTGCCTTCTTCGCTGGCAAGCTCATAAGCAAATATGCCCAGTTCAAAGACCCCATTTCTTCTCTTTCGGTCTTTCACCATTTCTCTCCTGCTACCAATGTCTATCAGTGGAATTCGATCATTAGAGCACTCACCCACTGTGGATTGTTCTCGAAAGCTCTTGAACTTTACTCCACAATGCGGGATATACAACTTAAGCCAGATAAATACACCTTTCCTTCTGTGATCAATGCGTGCGCAGCAGCGGGGGATTTTCAGATAGGTCGTGTTGTTCACAATCATGTTTTGGAAATAGGTTTTGAATTTGATTCCTACATAGGTAATGCGCTAGTTGATATGTATGCGAGGTTCGGTGATTTGATAAAAGCACGTAATGTGTTTGAGGAAATTCCCCACAAGGACATTGTGTCATGGAATAGCTTGATTTCTGGGTATAGTGCTAATGCGTATTGGGAGGAGGCTTTAGAAGTTTATTACCAGGCAAGAATGGCTGGGTTGAATCCCGACCCTTTTACCATTTCAAGTCTCctgcctgcttgtggaggcTTGCTTGCTATTAAAGAAGGTGAGATGGTTCATGGATTGGTGGAAAAGCTTGGGATCGATGCCGATATCATAGTGAGCAATGGACTTCTGTCTATGTATTTCAAATTTGGTAGGCTATTGGATGCTCGAAGAGTTTTCAACGGGATGGTTGTTAAGGACACTGTTAGTTGGAACACTTTGATATGTGGATATTGTCAAATGGAACTGTTTAAAGAGTCGATTGAGTTATTTATGGAGATGGTAAGAAGGTTTAGACCAGATTTGTTGACAATTACAGCTGTTCTTCGTGCTTGTGGTCTCTTGCAGGACTTGGAATTTGGAAATTTTGTTCACGATTACATGATAAGAAGTGGTTTTGAATGTGATATCACAGCAAgcaatattattattgatatgtACGCTAAGTGTGGGGATTTACTGGCTTCAAGAAACGTCTTTGACAGGATGAAATGTAGGGATTCTGTGTCGTGGAATACATTGATCAATGGTTATATTCAAAGTGGAAGCTATGGTGAAGGGGTGAAGCTTTTTAAGTGGATGAAAATGGACTTGAGACCTGATTTTATCACTTATGTGGCACTCCTGTCTATCTCTACTCGATCAGCAGACATGAAACTGGGAAAAGAAATCCACTGTGATTTAGTTAAACTAGCATTTGATACAGATTTGGTTGTATGTAATGCTTTGGTCGATATGTATGCTAAATGTGGCAAAATAGACGACTCCCTTATGGTCTTTGAGAATATGAAAGTTCGTGACATAGTAACATGGAATACAGTTATTGCAGCTTGTGTCCAGGCTGAAGATTGTATTTTGGGATTAAGAATGGTTACCCATATGAAGAATGAGGAATTCATGCCAGATATGGCCACCTTGTTAGGTATATTGCCTATCTGTTCTGCGATAGCTGCCAAAAGGCAAGGGAAAGAGGTTCATGCTTATACTTTCAAGTTTGGATTTCTGTTAGCTGTTCCCATTGGAAATGCATTGATTGAAATGTACTCAAAATGTGGCAATTTAACATACTCTGTCAGAGTATTTGAGCATATGAAAACAAAAGACGTGGTTACATGGACTGCATTGATCTCTGCATATGGGCTGCATGGTGAAGGAAAGAACGCTTTGAGAACTTTTGAGGAGATGATCGCAGCTGGGATTATTCCTGATCATGTTGCTTTTGTTGCCATCATCTATGCTTGTAGTCATTCAGGTTTTGTAGAAGAGGGTCTGGCTTATTTCGACCTCATGAAGAAGGATTACAACATTGAGCCCAGGCTTGAGCACTATGCTTGTGTAGTTGATCTTCTGTCCCGGTCTGGCCAGTTATCGAAAGCAGAAGAGTTTATAAAGTCAATGCCACTGAAGCCAGATGCAAGCATATGGGGCGCTTTACTTAGTGCTTGTCGAGCTAGTGGAGACCTGAAGATTGCGGAACGCATCTcgcaaaatatttttcaaccagGTTCTCATGATCCAGGATATTATGTTTTAGCAGCAAATGTTTATGCAGCTTTGGGGAGGTGGGATGATGTCAGAATGATAAGGAAATCCATAAAGGCCAGAGGGCTGAAAAAAGATCCTGGATGCAGTTGGATTGAAATTAGAAAAAGGGTGTATGCTTTCAGGACTGAAGATAAGTTCTTTAAACAGTATGAGAAGGTAAATAATTTATTAGGGATACTTACTAATTTGATGGCCAAAGAAGGTTATGCAGCTGATTTGCAATATGCTCTGCATGACGTTGAGGAGGATGAAAAGAGAGGCTTACTTTATGGCCACAGTGAAAGGCTTGCTATAGTATTTGGATTGTTAAATACAGAACCAGGGACCCCCttgcaaatttttaaaaaccttCGTGTTTGTGGGGATTGTCACACTTGGACTAAATACGTATCAAAGATTGTAAAAAGAGAAATATTAGTAAGAGATGCCAATAGATTTCATAAGTTCCAAGATGGGACATGTAGCTGTGGGGATCATTGGTGA
- the LOC110623318 gene encoding aspartic proteinase CDR1 encodes MASFVALAIFTFCLFCLVSCDAASEPGNGFSVELINRDSPTSPFYRPEETHTQRFSNAFRRSIGRVHHFNQESSSVFPTTVESEIFNNQGEYLMKISLGTPAFEILAIADTGSDLIWTKCRPCVECYQEDAPIFNPKASSTYRDLSCSTRQCRSLSERKCKRNQCHYSYSYGDGSFTVGNLAAETITLGSTSGRPVALAKSVFGCGHNNSGAFSGQVSGLVGLGGGSISLISQLGSSIGGKFSYCLVPFFSRTANSSKLNFGSKGVVSGEGTMSTPLIRKNPDTFYFLTLEAISVGKKRIKFPSFSSETIEGNIIIDSGTTLTLVPEEFYSELESEVESSINGERVSDPTGTLSLCYTVESDIKVPILTAHFTGADVKLKPLNTFVQISESVTCFSFAPIRSGAIFGNLAQVNFLVGYDLQEKTVSFKPTDCSKK; translated from the coding sequence ATGGCAAGCTTTGTAGCTTTAGCCATTTTCACATTTTGTCTCTTTTGTTTAGTCTCTTGTGATGCTGCTTCTGAACCAGGAAATGGCTTTAGTGTAGAACTAATTAACAGAGATTCACCAACGTCTCCCTTTTACAGACCTGAAGAAACTCATACTCAACGCTTCTCTAATGCTTTTCGTAGATCGATAGGCCGTGTCCATCATTTTAACCAAGAGAGTTCTTCGGTCTTTCCCACGACGGTGGAGTCTGAGATATTCAATAATCAGGGGGAGTATCTTATGAAAATTTCACTTGGCACACCAGCTTTTGAAATTTTAGCTATAGCTGACACGGGCAGCGACCTTATATGGACAAAGTGTCGCCCCTGTGTCGAGTGTTATCAAGAAGATGCTCCTATTTTTAATCCAAAAGCTTCATCAACTTATAGAGACCTTTCCTGCTCCACTCGTCAATGTCGAAGCCTATCTGAAAGAAAATGCAAAAGGAATCAATGTCATTACTCATATTCTTATGGAGATGGCTCCTTCACTGTTGGAAATCTTGCTGCTGAAACTATTACCTTGGGTTCTACAAGTGGCCGCCCTGTGGCTCTCGCTAAATCTGTATTTGGCTGCGGACATAACAATAGTGGAGCGTTTAGTGGACAAGTTTCAGGCCTTGTTGGACTTGGAGGTGGCTCCATTTCCCTCATCTCTCAACTGGGTTCTTCAATCGGTGGGAAATTTTCCTACTGTTTGGTGCCATTTTTCTCCAGAACAGCAAACTCAAGCAAGTTGAACTTTGGAAGTAAAGGCGTGGtttcaggtgagggaaccatgTCTACCCCATTAATCCGCAAAAATCCTGACACCTTCTACTTTCTGACACTGGAAGCTATAAGTGTtggaaagaaaagaataaaatttccCAGTTTTTCATCTGAAACTATTGAGGGAAACATCATTATTGATTCTGGAACCACATTGACATTAGTCCCCGAAGAATTTTACTCAGAACTGGAATCAGAAGTAGAAAGTTCTATCAATGGAGAACGTGTCTCAGATCCCACCGGCACTCTCAGTCTGTGTTACACTGTTGAATCTGATATAAAGGTTCCTATATTGACAGCACATTTCACTGGTGCAGATGTGAAGCTCAAGCCTCTGAACACATTTGTTCAAATTTCTGAAAGTGTTACGTGTTTTTCTTTTGCACCTATTAGATCTGGTGCAATATTTGGGAATTTGGCGCAGGTGAATTTCTTAGTCGGATATGATCTTCAAGAGAAAACTGTTTCTTTCAAGCCAACTGATTGCTCCAAGAAATAA
- the LOC110623319 gene encoding aspartic proteinase CDR1: MATSAALAIFAICLSCLVSIDAASKPRHGFSVELINRDSPKSPFYKPDETHSQRLANALRRSISRSHHFNRKINAESPTTVESEIFNVQGEFLMKLSVGTPPFEILAIADTGSDLIWTQCQPCDQCYQQDAPIFDPKSSSTYRDLSCTSSQCERVNDQSKCDVNQHCYYTYAYGDSSSTSGNFAAETITLDSTSGRPVNFPKSLFGCGHDNSGTFGAQGSGLVGLGGGSISLISQLGSSIDGKFSYCLVPVSSTATSNSSSKLNFGSNAVVSGEGAVSTPLTKKEPDTFYFLTLEAISVGEKRIEFPGSSFGASDGNIIIDSGTTLTLVPQDFYSELESAVESASNGRRVQDPTSTLSLCYAADNNLEVPVLTAHFSGADVELKTINTFIQVSEGVVCLAFIANDSIAIFGYIAQLNHLVGYDIQENTVSFKPTDCTKE, translated from the coding sequence ATGGCAACCTCTGCAGCTTTAGCCATTTTTGCAATTTGTCTCTCTTGTTTAGTCTCcatagatgctgcctctaaaCCTAGACATGGATTCAGTGTTGAACTGATTAACAGAGATTCACCAAAGTCTCCCTTTTACAAACCTGACGAAACTCATTCTCAACGCTTGGCTAATGCTCTTCGTCGATCCATAAGCCGTTCCCATCATTTTAACAGAAAAATTAATGCAGAATCTCCCACAACTGTAGAGTCTGAGATATTCAATGTCCAGGGTGAGTTTCTCATGAAACTTTCAGTCGGCACACCACCTTTTGAAATTTTAGCCATTGCTGATACTGGTAGTGACCTTATATGGACACAATGCCAGCCCTGTGATCAATGTTATCAACAAGATGCTCCTATTTTTGATCCAAAATCTTCCTCAACTTATAGAGATTTGTCCTGCACTTCAAGCCAATGTGAAAGGGTAAATGATCAAAGCAAATGTGATGTTAATCAGCATTGCTATTACACATATGCTTATGGAGATAGTTCCTCCACTTCTGGAAATTTTGCTGCTGAAACCATTACCTTGGATTCTACAAGTGGCCGCCCTGTGAATTTCCCTAAATCTCTATTtggttgtggacatgacaatagTGGAACTTTTGGTGCACAAGGTTCAGGCCTTGTTGGCCTTGGAGGTGGCTCCATTTCTCTTATTTCTCAACTGGGTTCTTCCATTGATGGAAAATTTTCATATTGTTTGGTGCCAGTTAGCTCCACAGCAACATCAAACTCATCAAGCAAGTTGAATTTTGGAAGCAATGCCGTGGTTTCAGGTGAAGGAGCCGTGTCCACCCCATTAACCAAGAAAGAACCTGACACCTTCTACTTTCTAACACTGGAAGCTATAAGTGTTGGAGAAAAAAGAATAGAATTTCCTGGTTCTTCCTTTGGAGCAAGTGACGGAAACATTATAATTGATTCTGGAACCACATTGACATTAGTCCCACAAGATTTTTACTCAGAATTGGAATCAGCAGTAGAAAGTGCGAGCAATGGACGACGAGTCCAAGACCCCACGAGTACTTTGAGTCTTTGCTATGCTGCTGATAATAATCTAGAGGTTCCTGTATTGACAGCCCATTTCAGTGGTGCAGATGTGGAGCTGAAAACTATAAACACATTTATTCAAGTTTCTGAAGGTGTAGTGTGTTTGGCTTTTATAGCTAATGATTCAATTGCAATATTTGGTTACATTGCACAGCTGAACCACTTGGTAGGATATGATATTCAAGAGAATACGGTGTCGTTCAAGCCAACTGATTGCACCAAGGAGTAA
- the LOC110622627 gene encoding tubulin-folding cofactor A, with amino-acid sequence MATLRNLKIKTSTCKRIVKELHSYEKEVEREAAKTTEMKEKGSDPYDLKQQENVLAESRMMIPDCHKRLEAAIADLKATLVELEESDHKDGPEIEDARSTLAEVTQLFQATE; translated from the exons ATGGCTACCCTTCGAAATTTGAAAATCAAGACGAGTACTTGCAAACGTATTGTGAAGGAGTTGCATTCCTATGAGAAAGAAGTTGAGAGAGAAGCTGCTAAAACAACAGAAATGAAGGAAAAAGGATCTGATCCTTATGACCTTAAGCAACAG GAAAATGTGCTGGCTGAATCAAGAATGATGATTCCTGATTGTCACAAGCGTCTTGAAGCTGCAATAGCTGACCTAAAAGCGACTTTG GTAGAGTTGGAGGAGTCTGATCATAAGGACGGACCAGAAATTGAGGATGCTCGAAGTACTCTTGCAGAGGTTACACAATTATTTCAAGCAACTGAGTAG
- the LOC110622626 gene encoding uncharacterized protein LOC110622626, whose product MDPQAFIRLSIGSLGLRIPETELNSSKSGIHAFSSPCSCEIRLRGFPVQTTSVPLVSSAEAIPDIHSIASSFYLEESDLKALLEPGCFYTHQACLEIVVFTGRKGSHCGVGVKRQQIGTFKLEVGPEWGEKKSAILFSGWISIGKNKQESRKPGAELHLRVKLDPDPRYVFQFEDVTTSSPQIVQLQGSIKQPIFSCKFSRDRVPQVDPLSTYWSTSVDGIDLETERRERKGWKVKIHDLSGSAVAAAFITTPFVPSTGCDWVAKSNPGAWLIVRPDVCRPESWQPWGKLEAWRERGVRDSICCRFHLMSESQEGGEVLMSEILISAERGGEFFIDTDRQLRAAATPIPSPQSSGDFSGLGSTGGFVMSCRVQGEGKHSKPLVQLAMRHVTCVEDAAIFMALAAAVDLSIVACRPFRRRLRRGSRHSL is encoded by the exons ATGGATCCTCAGGCTTTTATCAGGTTGTCAATAGGCTCCCTTGGGCTGAGGATTCCTGAAACCGAACTAAATTCCTCAAAATCAGGAATCCATGCATTTTCTTCTCCATGTTCATGTGAGATACGGCTTCGAGGTTTCCCAGTGCAAACAACATCCGTCCCTTTAGTATCTTCAGCTGAAGCAATACCGGATATTCACAGCATTGCCTCAAGCTTTTATCTCGAGGAATCTGACCTGAAAGCATTATTGGAACCTGGTTGTTTCTATACTCATCAAGCATGTCTTGAGATTGTTGTTTTCACAGGGAGGAAGGGATCCCATTGTGGTGTTGGCGTCAAAAGACAGCAAATAGGAACATTTAAGCTGGAGGTGGGTCCTGAATGGGGTGAAAAGAAGTCGGCAATTCTTTTCAGTGGCTGGATAAGCATTGGAAAAAACAAGCAAGAGAGCAGAAAACCAGGAGCTGAGCTTCATTTGAGAGTAAAACTGGATCCAGATCCAAGATACGTTTTCCAGTTTGAAGATGTAACTACTTCGAGTCCTCAGATAGTTCAACTTCAAGGTTCCATCAAGCAGCCCATATTCAGTTGCAAGTTCAGTCGAGACAG GGTGCCTCAGGTGGATCCATTGAGCACCTATTGGTCAACATCTGTTGATGGCATTGACCTGGAAACAGAACGAAGAGAACGGAAGGGATGGAAGGTGAAGATACATGATCTCTCTGGCTCAGCTGTTGCGGCAGCCTTCATAACAACTCCGTTTGTGCCATCAACAGGTTGTGATTGGGTTGCTAAGTCCAACCCAGGAGCTTGGTTGATTGTTCGCCCTGATGTTTGCAGACCTGAGAGCTGGCAGCCATGGGGAAAGCTTGAGGCATGGCGTGAGCGTGGTGTCAGAGATTCCATTTGCTGCAGATTTCACCTTATGTCTGAAAGCCAGGAGGGGGGTGAGGTTCTCATGTCGGAGATCCTCATCAGCGCCGAAAGGGGAGGGGAGTTTTTCATAGACACTGACAGGCAGTTGCGCGCAGCAGCAACTCCAATACCAAGTCCACAAAGCAGTGGAGACTTTTCAGGGTTGGGATCAACAGGTGGATTTGTGATGAGCTGTAGAGTGCAAGGAGAAGGGAAGCATAGCAAACCATTGGTTCAATTGGCAATGAGACATGTGACGTGTGTGGAGGATGCTGCAATCTTTATGGCACTTGCAGCAGCAGTTGATCTTAGCATTGTGGCATGCAGGCCTTTTCGTAGGAGGCTTAGAAGAGGGTCTCGCCATTCTTTATGA
- the LOC110623544 gene encoding glycine-rich protein A3 produces the protein MGGGNDKHDDSTDKGLFSHLAGYAAGHLPPQGSYPPHGYPPQGYPPAGYPHHGGYPPPGYPPQGGYPPAGYPPQGGYPPAGYPPAGYPPAGYPPAGYPGPSAPHHSGHGSHGPGMGAMLAGGAAAAAAAYGAHHLSHGRGHHGYGLGHGKFKHGKFKHGKFGKHGMFGKHKGKFFKKWK, from the exons ATGGGAGGTGGGAATGACAAGCATGATGATTCTACTGATAAAGGGTTGTTTTCACATCTAGCCGGATATGCTGCTGGCCACTTACCACCCCAAGGATCATATCCTCCACATGGTTATCCTCCTCAGGGCTATCCACCTGCTGGATATCCTCATCATGGCGGATATCCACCACCAGGTTATCCCCCCCAAGGGGGGTACCCACCTGCAGGCTATCCTCCCCAGGGGGGGTACCCACCTGCAGGTTATCCTCCAGCTGGTTATCCTCCAGCTGGTTATCCTCCAGCTGGTTATCCCGGTCCATCAGCTCCACATCATTCAG GGCATGGATCGCATGGACCTGGTATGGGGGCAATGTTAGCTGGGGGTGCAGCTGCTGCGGCTGCTGCTTACGGGGCTCACCATCTGTCTCATGGACGTGGACACCATGGGTATGGCCTTGGTCATGGAAAGTTTAAGCATGGGAAATTTAAGCATGGGAAGTTTGGGAAACATGGAATGTTTGGAAAGCACAAGGGCAAATTCTTTAAGAAATGGAAATGA